The sequence ACCGCCGGTACGAGGTTTTCGCCGCCGGCTATGGCTCGGCCGCGCTTGACGCGTTGGATCCGCCCGACAACGTGATCATCGTCGGCACTCCCGCGGGCACGACGGGGCTGCGCGAAGCGGCGCTGCGCATCACCGCGCCCGCTCTGCGCATCAATTCCATCAATCCTTCGATCGCGTCCGATGCCGCCCGGCTCGAACGGCTTGGATACGTCCCGTCTACGGACGGTGCAGCAGTCGCCTACATTTGCAGAGAGAAGTCGTGCTACGCGCGCACGTCCGACGCTGCCGCATTCAACGACGCTTTAGCTTCACGCCGATAAGCGTCGAACCCACGATCCCCACGAGTGCGAGCGTCGCCGCGATCACCGCGTACGTGGCGCCCCCGTAACCGATGACGGCCGCATAGCGTTGCAACGTCACCAATCCCACTGATATCACCACTGCCGCGCGCCAATGCTTGGCATTGAGGTACGCAAGTGTGGCAGCCGCGCCGAGCAACACGTTGGACAGCAACCCTGATACGGCGTTGGCGCTTGCCCCCTCGGCCAGCCCGGCGCCGATCGCCGACGCGAAGCCGATTGCTGCCCACATCGCGCTGAGGGATGCAGCGATAAAGCGGCCAAGATTCGGATGCGTCCCAGACGGAGGCATGGGCCGCTACATTCCGCGATTGAAAGCCAGTCACATTTATCAAAGATTTAGTTTCGTCGTCGCGAGGATTATTGACGACCGATGCGAGAATCCCGGTCTCTCGATTAATTTTCGATCGGTGATTCGGTTTCATTTTGGAGGCGATGCGGTGCTTCAAGAATTGCGCGCAGAACTGTCACTTTCGGATACGCGTCAAGCCATTCGCGATCGCATGCGCGAATTCTCCGATGATGGAGAGAAGACGCGTAGTCCGCGAGAGAGTGCGGACTTCGCGTGGCGCATCGTGCAAAATGTTTTAGCCGAAGAATTGGCGGAGCTCAATGATGGTCTCGCCGTCGATTCACAACTCACTGAAACCGACCGTTTGGCATTGCCCGACGGAAGCCAAGCCATCGACGTCGCATATCGCAATCTCAAATTTTCTATCGTGCGATCGAAAGATCGACGGACGCTTGCATTGATCGATCCATCCGCCGGACGGCTTCCGATCGAGCGCGTGGGATCGAAGTTGTTCATCGCCGGCGAACCGGTGGCATCGGCGTTGATCGCTGCGATTGAACGCCTCATTCAAAGAGCGACCGCGGGCGTCTTGAGCGAACCGCCAGTCAACCCGCAATATATGACACTCGAAATTTTCACTTCGTCGGCCGCCAAAGTCGAAGCGGCGCTCAATTTGGAGCACGAAAACGGTTTCCGTTTCGTGGAATCCTACAAGAGTAAGAGCTCGCTCAAGCGAGTCTTCCTCTTCGAACGCATCAGCTAGTCCGCCGGCGTCACGTTTTTCACGCCGCGCGCCATCCATGCGCCCGGAATCCGTTGCCCCATGCCGTTCAGCTCCGCGACCACGGCCGGCGGGCTCACGTTGATGAGGAACTGCGCGAGCATGATCAGCAGCGCGATATCGTCGATCGGCCCGAGCAGCGGGATGTCGGAAAAGATGTCGAGCGGCGAAATGATGAGCACGGCCGCCGCCGCGCCCCCGATCTTTAACCACGCCGGCACTCGCGGATCGCGGTACAGCCCCAATAGAAGCTTCGCCATGCGCGGAACGTCTAGCAATATCCGGGCGCGGCTAAATAGACTCACTATGCTCATGCTTCAGTATACCCGCTAGAGCGGCGGAAGTTTCAGTCGAGCGCGACCGGCGAGATCGGATATTCCGCCCATTTGGACAAATGTCGCGGCGCGCATCGCGCCTAACGGCCGCATGGGATTGGGCGGGGGCACCGGCACGACGCTCGGTCTTCGGCAGCTCTGCCGCGCGAACCGCCGAATCAATCGGGGGTCGCTGCGGAGGATGCATCCGCGGGCGGCGATCGCTCGACGAGGAGTCGAAGTCGCGCGCGGTAATATTCAATCCAACATCATAGTGGCTGATGCGTTTGTCTATTGCCATATCGGGACTTTGCGAGGTGCCATGGCCGTCAAGTACGACGCGATCATCATCGGCGGGGGCCACAACGGACTTGTGGCGGCCTGCTATCTCGCGCGCGCCAATTGGAAAGTTCTGGTGCTGGAGCGCCGCTATATCGTCGGCGGCGCATGCGTCACGGAAGAGAACATCTTCCCGGGTTATAAAGTTTCCACGGCCGCCTACGTCAACAGTCTGTTTCGGCCGGAGATCATCCGCGATCTACGGCTCAAAGACTACGGCTACGACATCGTCGAGCGCGACCCGTCATCATTCTCGCCGTTTGCAGACGGACGCTATCTCATGCTCGGCCCCGACCACGAAATGAACGTGCGCGAGATCGGAAAGTTCAGCGCCAAAGACGCGCAGAATTTCCCGAAATACGAGCAGATGTTGGAGCGAGTGGCATCGGTCGTCGAGCCGACGCTCATACTCAAACCCCCGAATCTCGTCCACCCCGGCCTCGGCGACTTGTTGCGCATGGCGCCGATGGGACGCGCCATGCAAAAACTCGGCCCGGCGATGAGCGAAGCCATCGAAGTGCTCACCGGCCCCGCCCGCCCGATCCTCGACCGCTGGTTCGAATCCGAGGAATTGAAGGCGACGCTCGCCACCGACGCGATCATCGGGGCATTCGCATCTCCGTCGATGCCCGGTACGGCATACGTGCTGTTCCACCACGTGATGGGCGAAACCAACGGCAAACGAGGCGTGTGGAGCTACGTGAAAGGCGGCATGGGCGGCCTCACGCAAGCGCTTGCCAAAGCGGCCAAGGATCTCGGCGTCGAGATCCGCACCGAAGCCGAAGTCGCGCGCATCATCATGAAGAACAACGCCGTCACGGGCGTCGCACTGACCAACGGCGATGAATTTCACGCGGCTCGAGTGGCCAGCAATGTGGATTGCCGGCTCACGTTCACGAAATTCATGGATCCGAAAGACTTGCCGCCCGACTTCGCCGCCGCGGTCGACCGGATCGATTACAGCAGCGCGTCCGTCAAGATCAACGTCGCGCTTTCAGCGCTGCCGAATTTCACCGCGTGCCCGGGCAGCGCCGCCGGACCGCAGCATCGCGGCACGATTCACCTTTGCCCGGATCAGGACTTCATCGAGCGCGCATACGACGAGGCGAAGTACGGCGCGATGTCCACGAACCCAATCGTCGAGTGCACCATCCCATCGTCGGTCGATCCAACCGTGGCGCCTCCCGGTCAGCACCTCATGTCGATGTTCTGTCAGTATGCGCCGTACGCGCTCAAGGAAGGCGAGTGGAACGACGCGCGCCGCGGCGAATTCGCTGACCGCTGCTTCAACATCGTCGAACAGCATGCGCCAGGTTTCAAGTCATCGGTGCTCGCAAAACAAGTGCTCACTCCGCTCGACTTGGAAAAGACTTTCAGTCTCACCGGCGGCAACATCTTCCAGGGGTCGATGGGCCTAAACCAGTTGTTCATGTTCCGTCCGGTGCCGGGTTTCGCCGGCTATCGCACACCGGTCAAGGGATTGTTCATCTGCGGCGCGGCCGCGCACCCTGGCGGCGGCGTGATGGGGGCGTCGGGCTGGAACGCAGCGCGCGAGATGCTCAAGGGCTAGCGTTCATCGCCGCTCACCGCTATTTTATGCGGCGGTAGATCCCGTTCTGACGAGCCATAAAGCGATGGTCGACGAGCATTCGCCGCAACGTCGCGAAGTCGGGATGCACTTGCGCTAACGCCGCGTTCAGGTCGTGTTCGGGATAGGTGGCGTCGCGGTCGAATTGATCGGCGAGCCAGCGCAGCACCACGGTTTGTTTGCTGGCGACCACCGGGATGCGCACGAGCCGTCCGTCGCGCACGAACGCGGCAAGCGTCTTGGCCTCGTGTGCGTCCATGTCGGCGACCGCCGCCTGCGGCGGAGGACGCCTGAGAAGCGGCACGACGTCACCTTCGGGCTGCAGCCAGACGGTGTCGAGGCGCCAAACGCGCCCGGTGCCGGCGCGCTGCTCGACGATGATCCCGGCCTGCGCCAGCAAATAGAGATGACGGGTGAGCTTTTCGGGCTGCGTGCTCAATATTTCGGCAAGCGCGGCTTGGCTCCGCGGTTCGAGCGCCAAGAGCCCGACGAGCTTCAGACGCGTTTCGTTGGCGAGCGCCTTCATCGCCGCGGGAACGCCGGCGTTTTCCATCACAGTCCGATTTCCGGAAGGCTACGCATCGGCCAATACCGCGCGCGCCGCGCGATAACCGGGCGACCCGGTGACGCATCCGCCCGGGTGCGCGCCCGACCCACAGAGATACAATCCTTGCAGCGGCGTGCGCGACGCGAAGCGCTTCTCAAATATTTGACCCGGCAAGAGCTCGCCATGGAAGATGTGGCCGCCCGACAGCCCGAAGCGCTGCTCCAAATCGGGCGCCGCGAATATTTGGCGAGCTTCCACCGCGCCGGGCAGATTGGGGGCGAATCGCGCAAGCGAGGCGATGATGCCGTCCGCGGCCATGTTGCGTTGCGCGCTCGTCCATGGACCGTCGCCGCGGTCGTACGGGAAATACTGCGCGAACACCGATAAGAGGTGCTTTCCGGGCGGGGCGATGCTGTCGTCGGTGGGCGATTGCATGTAGCACTCGATCAACGGCGCGCGCGAAACGCTTCCGCCTCGGGCGTCTTCGTACGCCGTCTGCAGATAGCCGATGGAATCGGCGACGTGTATCGTGG is a genomic window of Candidatus Eremiobacteraceae bacterium containing:
- a CDS encoding NAD(P)/FAD-dependent oxidoreductase, which gives rise to MAVKYDAIIIGGGHNGLVAACYLARANWKVLVLERRYIVGGACVTEENIFPGYKVSTAAYVNSLFRPEIIRDLRLKDYGYDIVERDPSSFSPFADGRYLMLGPDHEMNVREIGKFSAKDAQNFPKYEQMLERVASVVEPTLILKPPNLVHPGLGDLLRMAPMGRAMQKLGPAMSEAIEVLTGPARPILDRWFESEELKATLATDAIIGAFASPSMPGTAYVLFHHVMGETNGKRGVWSYVKGGMGGLTQALAKAAKDLGVEIRTEAEVARIIMKNNAVTGVALTNGDEFHAARVASNVDCRLTFTKFMDPKDLPPDFAAAVDRIDYSSASVKINVALSALPNFTACPGSAAGPQHRGTIHLCPDQDFIERAYDEAKYGAMSTNPIVECTIPSSVDPTVAPPGQHLMSMFCQYAPYALKEGEWNDARRGEFADRCFNIVEQHAPGFKSSVLAKQVLTPLDLEKTFSLTGGNIFQGSMGLNQLFMFRPVPGFAGYRTPVKGLFICGAAAHPGGGVMGASGWNAAREMLKG
- a CDS encoding DUF2087 domain-containing protein, with translation MENAGVPAAMKALANETRLKLVGLLALEPRSQAALAEILSTQPEKLTRHLYLLAQAGIIVEQRAGTGRVWRLDTVWLQPEGDVVPLLRRPPPQAAVADMDAHEAKTLAAFVRDGRLVRIPVVASKQTVVLRWLADQFDRDATYPEHDLNAALAQVHPDFATLRRMLVDHRFMARQNGIYRRIK